The proteins below are encoded in one region of Streptomyces marianii:
- the dapF gene encoding diaminopimelate epimerase — protein MTSHATPNTPSLSPIAFLKGHGTENDFVIVPDPGNEIELPAPVVATLCDRRAGIGGDGLLHVVRSAAHPEARSLAGEAEWFMDYRNADGSIAEMCGNGVRVFAHYLRRAGLVGAGDLAVATRGGVKRAHIDKDGDITVAMGRARLPEDGVTVTVGGRSWPARNVNMGNPHAVAFVEDLSHAGGLFSAPPFTPASVYPDGVNIEFVVDRGPRHVAMRVHERGSGETRSCGTGACAVAVAAARRDGADPAVTGAPITYTVDLPGGRLVITEHPNGEIEMTGPAVIVAEGHIDPAWLEVSA, from the coding sequence GTGACCAGCCACGCCACCCCGAACACGCCGTCGCTCTCGCCGATCGCCTTCCTGAAGGGCCACGGGACCGAGAACGACTTCGTGATCGTCCCGGACCCCGGCAACGAGATCGAGCTGCCCGCCCCCGTGGTCGCCACGCTCTGCGACCGCCGCGCGGGCATCGGAGGCGACGGGCTGCTCCACGTCGTGCGCTCCGCCGCGCACCCCGAGGCGCGTTCCCTGGCGGGCGAGGCCGAGTGGTTCATGGACTACCGCAACGCGGACGGTTCGATCGCCGAGATGTGCGGCAACGGAGTGCGGGTGTTCGCCCACTACCTGCGGCGGGCGGGCCTCGTCGGCGCCGGTGACCTCGCGGTGGCCACGCGCGGCGGCGTCAAGCGGGCGCACATCGACAAGGACGGTGACATCACCGTCGCCATGGGCCGGGCCCGGCTCCCCGAGGACGGTGTCACCGTCACCGTCGGCGGCCGCAGCTGGCCCGCCCGGAACGTGAACATGGGCAATCCGCACGCGGTCGCGTTCGTCGAGGACCTCAGCCACGCGGGCGGACTGTTCTCCGCCCCGCCGTTCACCCCGGCCTCGGTGTATCCGGACGGAGTGAACATCGAGTTCGTCGTCGACCGGGGCCCGCGCCACGTGGCCATGCGGGTGCACGAGCGGGGCTCCGGCGAGACCCGGTCGTGCGGCACCGGCGCCTGCGCCGTCGCCGTCGCGGCGGCGCGCAGGGACGGCGCCGACCCGGCCGTGACCGGTGCCCCCATCACGTACACGGTTGATCTCCCGGGCGGCCGACTGGTGATCACCGAGCACCCGAACGGCGAGATCGAGATGACCGGTCCCGCCGTGATCGTCGCCGAGGGCCACATCGATCCCGCCTGGCTCGAGGTCTCGGCCTGA
- the miaA gene encoding tRNA (adenosine(37)-N6)-dimethylallyltransferase MiaA, which produces MRSAAPAPRVIAVVGPTAAGKSDLGVHLARQLGGEVVNADSMQLYRGMDIGTAKLTEGERGGVPHHLLDIWDVTEAASVAEYQKLARGEIDRLLAEGRTPVLVGGSGLYIRGAIDALEFPGTDPEVRARLEAELEERGSGVLHARLAGADPDAARAILPSNGRRIVRALEVIEITGRPFTANLPGHDAVYDTVQIGVDVARPELDERIALRVDRMWEAGLVDEVRALEAQGLRAGRTASRALGYQQVLSALAGECTEEAARAETVRATKRFARRQDSWFRRDPRVHWLSGAAADRRELPGRALALVERPVTA; this is translated from the coding sequence GTGAGAAGCGCAGCCCCCGCACCGCGGGTCATCGCCGTCGTCGGTCCCACCGCGGCCGGCAAGTCCGATCTGGGCGTCCATCTGGCCCGGCAGCTCGGCGGCGAGGTCGTCAACGCCGACTCGATGCAGCTCTACCGCGGGATGGACATCGGGACCGCCAAACTGACGGAGGGGGAGCGCGGCGGGGTTCCGCACCACCTCCTCGACATCTGGGACGTCACCGAGGCGGCGAGCGTCGCCGAGTACCAGAAGCTGGCCCGTGGGGAGATCGACCGGCTGCTCGCCGAGGGCCGTACGCCCGTCCTCGTCGGGGGATCGGGGCTGTACATACGCGGTGCGATCGACGCGCTGGAGTTCCCCGGCACCGATCCCGAGGTCCGCGCCAGGCTCGAGGCCGAGTTGGAGGAGCGCGGCTCCGGGGTGCTGCACGCGCGCCTGGCCGGGGCCGACCCGGACGCCGCCCGTGCGATCCTGCCCAGCAACGGCCGGCGGATCGTCCGGGCCCTGGAGGTGATCGAGATCACCGGCCGGCCCTTCACCGCCAATCTGCCCGGCCACGATGCCGTGTACGACACCGTGCAGATCGGTGTCGACGTCGCCCGCCCCGAACTCGACGAACGCATCGCGCTGCGGGTGGACCGCATGTGGGAGGCGGGTCTCGTCGACGAGGTGCGGGCCCTGGAGGCCCAGGGGCTGCGGGCCGGGCGCACCGCCTCGCGCGCGCTCGGCTACCAGCAGGTCCTCTCGGCGCTCGCGGGGGAGTGCACCGAGGAGGCGGCACGCGCCGAGACGGTGCGCGCCACCAAGCGTTTCGCGCGCCGCCAGGACTCCTGGTTCCGCCGGGATCCGCGCGTGCACTGGCTGAGCGGTGCCGCCGCGGACCGCCGGGAACTTCCGGGGCGCGCTCTCGCGTTGGTCGAACGACCGGTTACAGCCTGA
- a CDS encoding antitoxin has product MGIMDTLKAKLAPAREKVSDLAHHHGHKVEHGLDKAARTVDQRTKGKYRDKIESGTGKAKEALDRLAHKDDGTHKGGEGTPPPAS; this is encoded by the coding sequence ATGGGCATCATGGACACGCTGAAGGCCAAGCTCGCCCCCGCCCGGGAGAAGGTCTCCGACCTCGCCCACCACCACGGGCACAAGGTCGAGCACGGTTTGGACAAGGCCGCACGGACGGTCGACCAACGGACCAAGGGCAAGTACCGCGACAAGATCGAGTCGGGTACCGGCAAGGCCAAGGAGGCCCTGGACCGCCTCGCCCACAAGGACGACGGCACGCACAAGGGCGGCGAAGGAACCCCGCCGCCGGCTTCCTGA
- a CDS encoding class III extradiol dioxygenase subunit B-like domain-containing protein yields MLVAAAVCPSPPLLVPDVAAGAAPELDGARHACADVLGVLAASRPEVLFVVGAAGPGERPGTHAPGTPGSFEGFGVASHVRLGVPDGPAPEGRLPVALAVGAWLLERANWSQAPVEGLAVDTGLAAARCVETGRELAARARRVALLVMGDGSARRTLKAPGYLDERAAPFDAAAARALAAADTAALAGLDESRARELQVAGRAPWQVLAGAAEDAGLTGQLLYEDAPYGVGYFVAAWS; encoded by the coding sequence ATGCTTGTCGCCGCCGCCGTCTGCCCCAGCCCTCCGCTCCTCGTGCCCGACGTGGCCGCGGGTGCCGCGCCCGAGCTCGACGGGGCCCGGCACGCGTGTGCCGACGTGCTGGGTGTCCTGGCGGCCTCCCGTCCCGAGGTGCTGTTCGTGGTGGGCGCCGCGGGCCCCGGCGAGCGGCCCGGCACCCATGCCCCGGGGACGCCCGGTTCCTTCGAGGGCTTCGGCGTCGCCTCGCACGTGCGGCTGGGCGTCCCCGACGGGCCCGCGCCGGAGGGACGGCTGCCCGTGGCGCTGGCCGTCGGGGCCTGGCTGCTGGAACGTGCGAACTGGTCCCAAGCCCCGGTGGAGGGCCTCGCTGTGGACACCGGCCTCGCAGCCGCCCGCTGCGTGGAGACCGGCCGGGAGCTCGCCGCGCGGGCCCGGCGGGTCGCGCTGCTCGTGATGGGCGACGGCAGTGCCCGCCGCACCCTCAAGGCCCCGGGGTACCTGGACGAACGCGCGGCGCCGTTCGACGCGGCGGCCGCCCGGGCGCTCGCAGCGGCGGACACCGCAGCGCTCGCCGGGCTCGACGAGTCCCGCGCGCGGGAGCTCCAGGTGGCCGGACGCGCACCGTGGCAGGTCCTCGCGGGAGCCGCCGAGGACGCCGGCCTGACCGGGCAGCTCCTCTACGAGGACGCCCCGTACGGCGTCGGGTACTTCGTCGCCGCCTGGTCCTGA
- the miaB gene encoding tRNA (N6-isopentenyl adenosine(37)-C2)-methylthiotransferase MiaB translates to MSAKTYEVRTYGCQMNVHDSERLSGLLEDAGYVRAPEGTGEGEADVVVFNTCAVRENADNRLYGNLGRLAPMKARRPGMQIAVGGCLAQKDRDTIVAKAPWVDVVFGTHNIGKLPVLLERARVQEEAQVEIAESLEAFPSTLPTRRESAYAAWVSISVGCNNTCTFCIVPALRGKEKDRRPGDILAEVEALVGEGVSEITLLGQNVNAYGSDIGDREAFSKLLRACGRIEGLERVRFTSPHPRDFTDDVIAAMAETPNVMPQLHMPLQSGSDTVLKAMRRSYRQERYLGIIEKVRAAIPHAAISTDIIVGFPGETEEDFEQTLHVVREARFAQAFTFQYSKRPGTPAAEMDGQIPKEVVQARYERLVALQEEISWEENKKQVGRVLEVMVAEGEGRKDGATHRLSGRAPDNRLVHFTKPADEVRPGDVVTVEITYAAPHHLLAEGETISVRRTRAGDAWEKRNAAPQQPAGVMLGLPTVGVPAPLPAPTGGCSAVG, encoded by the coding sequence ATGAGCGCGAAGACTTACGAGGTGCGCACCTACGGGTGCCAGATGAACGTCCACGACTCCGAGCGGCTGTCCGGTCTGTTGGAGGACGCCGGCTATGTCCGGGCGCCGGAGGGCACGGGTGAGGGCGAGGCGGATGTCGTCGTCTTCAACACCTGCGCGGTCCGGGAGAACGCCGACAACAGGCTGTACGGCAACCTCGGGCGGCTCGCCCCGATGAAGGCCCGGCGGCCGGGGATGCAGATCGCCGTCGGCGGCTGCCTCGCCCAGAAGGACCGCGACACCATCGTCGCGAAGGCGCCCTGGGTCGACGTCGTCTTCGGCACGCACAACATCGGCAAGCTGCCCGTGCTGCTGGAGCGCGCCCGAGTCCAGGAAGAGGCGCAGGTCGAGATCGCCGAGTCGCTGGAGGCGTTCCCCTCCACGCTGCCGACGCGCCGCGAGAGCGCGTACGCGGCCTGGGTGTCCATCTCCGTCGGGTGCAACAACACCTGCACGTTCTGCATCGTGCCCGCGTTGCGCGGCAAGGAGAAGGACCGCCGCCCCGGCGACATCCTCGCCGAGGTCGAGGCGCTGGTCGGCGAGGGCGTTTCGGAGATCACGCTGCTCGGCCAGAACGTCAACGCGTACGGTTCCGACATCGGCGACCGCGAGGCGTTCTCCAAGCTCCTCCGTGCCTGCGGGAGGATCGAGGGCCTCGAGCGGGTCCGCTTCACCTCCCCGCACCCGCGCGACTTCACCGACGACGTGATCGCCGCGATGGCCGAGACGCCGAACGTGATGCCGCAGCTGCACATGCCGCTCCAGTCCGGCTCCGACACGGTGCTCAAGGCGATGCGCCGCTCGTACCGGCAGGAGCGCTATCTCGGCATCATCGAGAAGGTCCGCGCCGCGATCCCGCACGCCGCCATCTCCACCGACATCATCGTGGGCTTCCCCGGCGAGACCGAGGAGGACTTCGAGCAGACGCTGCACGTCGTGCGCGAGGCCCGCTTCGCCCAGGCCTTCACCTTCCAGTACTCGAAGCGGCCCGGCACCCCGGCCGCCGAGATGGACGGGCAGATCCCGAAGGAGGTCGTCCAGGCGCGCTACGAGCGGCTGGTGGCCCTCCAGGAGGAGATCTCCTGGGAGGAGAACAAGAAGCAGGTCGGCCGGGTCCTGGAGGTCATGGTCGCCGAGGGCGAGGGCCGCAAGGACGGTGCCACGCACCGGCTGTCAGGCCGTGCGCCGGACAACCGGCTGGTCCACTTCACCAAGCCCGCGGACGAGGTCCGTCCGGGCGACGTGGTGACCGTCGAGATCACGTACGCGGCCCCGCACCACCTCCTTGCCGAGGGCGAGACGATCTCCGTGCGCCGTACTCGCGCCGGTGACGCCTGGGAGAAGCGCAACGCCGCCCCGCAGCAGCCCGCCGGCGTGATGCTCGGCCTGCCGACGGTCGGCGTCCCGGCTCCGCTGCCCGCCCCGACGGGCGGCTGCTCGGCGGTCGGCTGA
- a CDS encoding TAXI family TRAP transporter solute-binding subunit, giving the protein MLPALSRISRRRALQGSAALAVVCGLLLWWLLPMDDSSPSGRLTFSTGVQSGVYQRYGNLLKNALAHDLPKVSIELRNSEGSQQNLARVASGEADFTIATADAVAKYRRDSRPGADRLRGCARLYDDYVQLVVPQGSPVETPADLRGKRVGVGQDRSGVRLIADRVLTAAGLDARQDIEPVSAGLDTLPGRLERGELDAFFWSGGLPTGTIQKLSERFPVRLVPVGDKLIGRVHATGDATRHYHSAVIPAEAYPQMGARSPVQTVAVANLLVTTDRADPELTERFTRTVIRSRDRIGREVHPAQLVDLRTAIYTDPLPLHEGARRYYSSVKP; this is encoded by the coding sequence ATGCTCCCCGCTCTGTCCCGAATCAGCCGGCGCCGCGCCCTGCAGGGCTCCGCGGCGCTGGCCGTCGTGTGCGGGCTGCTGCTGTGGTGGCTGCTGCCGATGGACGACAGCAGCCCCAGCGGCCGGCTCACGTTCAGCACGGGCGTGCAGAGCGGCGTGTACCAGCGGTACGGGAACCTTCTCAAGAACGCCCTGGCCCACGATCTGCCGAAGGTCTCGATAGAGCTCCGCAACAGCGAGGGCTCCCAGCAGAACCTCGCCCGGGTCGCGAGCGGCGAGGCCGACTTCACGATCGCGACCGCCGACGCGGTGGCGAAGTACCGGCGCGACAGCCGGCCCGGCGCCGACCGGCTGCGCGGCTGCGCACGGCTGTACGACGACTACGTACAGCTCGTCGTGCCCCAGGGCTCGCCCGTGGAGACCCCGGCCGATCTGCGCGGCAAGCGGGTCGGCGTCGGTCAGGACCGCTCCGGTGTCCGCCTCATAGCGGACCGGGTGCTCACGGCCGCCGGCCTGGACGCCCGCCAGGACATCGAACCGGTGTCCGCCGGCCTCGACACCTTGCCGGGACGGCTGGAGCGGGGCGAACTGGACGCCTTCTTCTGGTCGGGAGGGCTGCCGACCGGCACGATCCAGAAACTGTCGGAACGTTTCCCCGTACGGCTGGTCCCGGTCGGCGACAAGCTCATCGGCCGCGTCCACGCGACGGGCGACGCGACGCGCCACTACCACTCGGCGGTGATCCCGGCCGAGGCCTATCCGCAGATGGGCGCCAGGTCCCCGGTTCAGACCGTCGCCGTGGCCAATCTGCTCGTCACGACGGACCGGGCGGACCCGGAGCTGACCGAGCGGTTCACCCGGACCGTGATCAGGAGCCGGGACCGGATCGGCCGTGAGGTCCACCCGGCGCAGCTCGTGGACCTGCGGACGGCGATCTACACGGATCCGCTGCCGCTCCACGAGGGCGCCCGCCGCTACTACAGCTCGGTGAAGCCGTAG
- a CDS encoding HAMP domain-containing sensor histidine kinase: MRTRLLPLLIVLMAGVLLALGFPLAVSLAAAEQQQVVVDRLDDTARFAAQAQFVTEGVPGRDERHTTLEEELTRYNDVYGIHAGVFHRSGAAMARAPWYWEVPEAGVGRQAFAEALLGRRSHDPPQVWPWQQDGRIVVASPVVRDGDVVAVVVTDSPTGQLRSRILRGWLIIGAGESAAMLVAVGAAFRLTGWVLRPVRILDAATHDIATGRMNSRVAAAGGPPELRRLARSFNEMADNVELVLEQQRAFVADASHQLRNPLAALLLRIELLALELPEGNEEIASVRTEGKRLARVLDDLLDLALAEHVSADIRLTDIGELAAERVAAWRPLAKEKGVRLNGRGPAVTAWADPIALSSALDAVIDNALKFTPEGEEVTVTASADGTTSTVVVADGGPGLTEEELARIGDRFWRSGRHQNVKGSGLGLSITRALLSAGGGSIAYAHNEPRGLRVTVTLPRHPPTA; the protein is encoded by the coding sequence TTGCGTACCCGTCTCCTCCCGCTCCTCATCGTCCTCATGGCGGGGGTCCTGCTCGCCCTGGGCTTCCCGCTCGCGGTGAGCCTGGCGGCCGCCGAGCAGCAGCAGGTGGTGGTCGACCGGTTGGACGACACGGCACGGTTCGCCGCCCAGGCCCAGTTCGTCACGGAGGGCGTGCCGGGCCGGGACGAGCGCCACACCACCCTCGAGGAGGAACTGACCCGCTACAACGACGTGTACGGGATCCACGCGGGCGTCTTCCACCGCAGCGGTGCCGCGATGGCCCGGGCCCCCTGGTACTGGGAGGTCCCGGAGGCGGGAGTGGGCCGCCAGGCGTTCGCCGAGGCCCTGCTCGGCCGCCGCAGCCACGATCCGCCGCAGGTCTGGCCCTGGCAGCAGGACGGCCGGATCGTCGTCGCCTCGCCGGTGGTGCGCGACGGCGACGTCGTCGCCGTCGTCGTCACCGACTCGCCCACGGGGCAGTTGCGCTCGCGCATCCTGCGCGGATGGCTGATCATCGGGGCCGGCGAGTCCGCGGCGATGCTCGTCGCCGTGGGCGCGGCGTTCCGGCTCACCGGCTGGGTGCTGCGGCCGGTGCGTATCCTCGACGCCGCCACCCACGACATCGCGACCGGCCGGATGAACTCCCGGGTCGCCGCTGCCGGGGGCCCGCCGGAACTCCGGCGACTGGCCCGGTCGTTCAACGAGATGGCCGACAACGTCGAGCTGGTGCTGGAGCAGCAGCGCGCGTTCGTCGCCGACGCCTCGCACCAGCTCCGCAACCCCCTCGCCGCGCTGCTGCTGAGGATCGAGCTCCTCGCCCTCGAACTGCCCGAGGGCAACGAGGAGATCGCCTCCGTGCGCACGGAGGGCAAGCGGCTCGCCCGGGTCCTGGACGATCTGCTCGACCTGGCCCTGGCCGAGCACGTCTCCGCCGACATCCGGCTCACCGACATCGGTGAGCTGGCGGCCGAGCGGGTCGCCGCCTGGCGCCCGCTCGCGAAGGAGAAGGGCGTCCGGCTCAACGGCCGCGGTCCGGCCGTCACCGCCTGGGCCGACCCGATCGCACTCTCCAGCGCCCTGGACGCCGTGATCGACAACGCGCTGAAGTTCACGCCCGAGGGGGAGGAGGTCACGGTCACGGCCTCGGCGGACGGCACGACTTCCACGGTCGTGGTCGCCGACGGCGGCCCCGGGCTCACGGAGGAGGAGCTCGCCCGGATCGGTGACCGCTTCTGGCGCAGTGGCCGCCACCAGAACGTGAAGGGCTCCGGCCTCGGACTCTCCATCACCCGCGCGCTGCTCTCGGCGGGCGGCGGCTCGATCGCGTACGCGCACAACGAACCGCGCGGACTGCGGGTGACGGTCACACTGCCGCGCCATCCGCCGACGGCCTGA
- a CDS encoding response regulator transcription factor, translated as MRLLLVEDDDHVAAALSAVLARHGFQVTHARNGEEALQAVLPAAAEGRTPFGVVLLDLGLPDQDGYQVCGKIRKLTTTPVIMVTARGDVRSRIHGLNLGADDYVVKPYDTGELLARIHAVSRRTAPGEEASPASDSALRLGAVTIELPTRRVSVEGADVQLTRKEFDLLALLAQRPGVVFRREQIISEVWRTNWEGTGRTLEVHVASLRSKLRMPALIETVRGVGYRLVDPVV; from the coding sequence ATGAGACTTCTGCTTGTCGAGGACGACGACCACGTCGCCGCGGCCCTGTCCGCGGTGCTCGCACGCCACGGTTTCCAGGTCACCCACGCCCGCAACGGCGAGGAGGCGCTGCAGGCAGTGCTCCCGGCGGCCGCCGAGGGCAGGACTCCCTTCGGGGTCGTCCTGCTCGATCTGGGGCTGCCGGACCAGGACGGCTACCAGGTGTGCGGGAAGATACGGAAGCTCACCACCACGCCGGTGATCATGGTCACCGCGCGGGGCGATGTGCGCTCGCGCATCCACGGGCTGAACCTCGGCGCCGACGACTACGTCGTGAAGCCGTACGACACGGGCGAGCTGCTCGCCCGTATCCACGCCGTCAGCCGGCGTACCGCGCCCGGCGAGGAGGCCTCACCGGCCTCCGACAGCGCGCTCAGGCTCGGCGCGGTCACCATCGAACTGCCCACGCGCCGGGTCAGCGTCGAAGGGGCGGACGTCCAGCTGACCCGCAAGGAGTTCGACCTGCTGGCGCTGCTCGCGCAGCGGCCCGGTGTCGTCTTCCGCCGAGAGCAGATCATCAGCGAGGTGTGGCGCACCAACTGGGAGGGGACCGGCCGGACGCTCGAGGTGCACGTGGCGTCGCTGCGTTCCAAGCTCCGCATGCCCGCCCTCATCGAGACCGTGCGCGGCGTCGGCTACCGCCTTGTCGACCCCGTCGTGTAA
- a CDS encoding amino acid ABC transporter ATP-binding protein, protein MSGVSVTKGAEDAVPATTDLVVLSNVNKHFGALHVLQDIDLTIARGEVVVVIGPSGSGKSTLCRTINRLETIDSGSITIDGKPLPDEGRELARLRADVGMVFQSFNLFAHKTVLENVMLGQLKVRRTDKKAAEEKARGLLDRVGVGSQADKYPAQLSGGQQQRVAIARALAMNPKVMLFDEPTSALDPEMINEVLEVMQQLARDGMTMVVVTHEMGFARSAANRVVFMADGKIVEEATPEEFFSNPRSDRAKDFLSKILHH, encoded by the coding sequence ATGAGCGGAGTATCAGTGACCAAGGGCGCCGAGGACGCCGTGCCGGCCACGACGGACCTGGTCGTACTGAGCAACGTCAACAAGCACTTCGGCGCGCTGCATGTGCTCCAGGACATCGACCTGACGATCGCGCGCGGCGAGGTCGTGGTGGTCATCGGGCCCTCCGGGTCCGGAAAGTCCACGCTGTGCCGCACGATCAACCGGCTGGAGACGATCGACTCCGGCTCGATCACGATCGACGGAAAGCCGCTGCCCGACGAGGGCAGGGAGCTGGCCCGGCTGCGCGCCGACGTCGGCATGGTCTTCCAGTCGTTCAACCTCTTCGCGCACAAGACGGTGCTGGAGAACGTCATGCTGGGCCAGCTGAAGGTCCGCAGGACGGACAAGAAGGCCGCCGAGGAGAAGGCGCGCGGACTGCTCGACCGGGTGGGCGTCGGCTCGCAGGCCGACAAGTACCCGGCGCAGCTCTCCGGCGGCCAGCAGCAGCGCGTCGCGATCGCCCGGGCGCTGGCGATGAATCCCAAGGTCATGCTGTTCGACGAGCCCACGTCGGCGCTGGACCCCGAGATGATCAACGAGGTCCTCGAGGTCATGCAGCAGCTGGCCCGGGACGGCATGACGATGGTCGTCGTCACCCACGAGATGGGCTTCGCGCGCAGCGCCGCCAACCGCGTCGTCTTCATGGCCGACGGCAAGATCGTCGAAGAGGCCACGCCGGAGGAGTTCTTCAGCAACCCGCGCAGCGACCGGGCCAAGGACTTCCTTTCGAAGATCCTGCACCACTGA
- a CDS encoding glutamate ABC transporter substrate-binding protein has product MKLRKTSAAAAAAVALALTVTACGSGKKDDAAGGGSAGGGDKITIGIKVDQPGIGLKTPDGKFVGFDVDVAKYVAKELGYEEGDIVFKETKSADRETAIERGDVKFIVASYSINDKRLAKVDFAGPYLLAHQDILVRADDDSIKSPADLNNKKLCSVTGSTSAQNVKDKLAPKAQLQEYGGYSECLTGLENKVIDALTTDDSILAGYAAQDAFKGKFKLAGFKMSNENYGIGLKKGDAELKDKINKALEKMVQDKSWDKAVAAHFGPAGYQNEPAPKIGNIVK; this is encoded by the coding sequence ATGAAGCTCCGTAAGACCTCCGCCGCCGCGGCCGCCGCAGTCGCGCTCGCTCTCACCGTCACCGCCTGCGGCTCCGGCAAGAAGGACGACGCGGCCGGCGGCGGTTCCGCGGGCGGCGGCGACAAGATCACCATCGGTATCAAGGTCGACCAGCCGGGCATCGGCCTGAAGACCCCCGACGGCAAGTTCGTGGGCTTCGACGTCGACGTGGCCAAGTACGTGGCCAAGGAGCTCGGTTACGAAGAGGGCGACATCGTCTTCAAGGAGACCAAGAGCGCCGACCGCGAGACCGCGATCGAACGCGGCGACGTCAAGTTCATCGTCGCCTCCTACTCGATCAACGACAAGCGCCTGGCCAAGGTGGACTTCGCCGGCCCGTACCTGCTCGCCCACCAGGACATCCTGGTCCGCGCCGACGACGACTCGATCAAGTCCCCGGCGGACCTGAACAACAAGAAGCTCTGCTCGGTCACCGGCTCGACCTCGGCGCAGAACGTCAAGGACAAGCTCGCCCCGAAGGCGCAGCTCCAGGAGTACGGCGGCTACTCCGAGTGCCTCACCGGCCTGGAGAACAAGGTCATCGACGCGCTCACCACCGACGACTCCATCCTCGCCGGCTACGCCGCGCAGGACGCCTTCAAGGGCAAGTTCAAGCTCGCCGGCTTCAAGATGAGCAACGAGAACTACGGCATCGGCCTGAAGAAGGGCGACGCCGAGCTCAAGGACAAGATCAACAAGGCGCTGGAGAAGATGGTCCAGGACAAGTCCTGGGACAAGGCCGTGGCGGCCCACTTCGGCCCGGCCGGCTACCAGAACGAGCCCGCCCCGAAGATCGGCAACATCGTCAAGTAA
- a CDS encoding amino acid ABC transporter permease — protein MFDFLDMDALLGAFWVTVKLTVYSAIGSLIWGTLLAGMRVSPVPLMRAVGTAYVNVVRNIPLTVVILFASLGLYSTLGVTLGGDAIDGINFRLAVLGLIAYTAAFVCEALRSGINTVPVGQAEAARALGLSFTQVLTLIVLPQAFRSVVNPLANVLIALTKNTTVASVIGVAEASLLMKEWIETYAALIPIVAVFAFGFICLTLPTGLVLGWVSRKVAVKR, from the coding sequence GTGTTCGACTTTCTTGATATGGACGCCCTGCTGGGCGCCTTCTGGGTGACGGTGAAACTCACCGTCTACTCGGCCATAGGCTCCCTGATATGGGGAACGCTGCTGGCCGGCATGCGGGTCAGCCCGGTACCGCTGATGCGGGCCGTCGGCACCGCGTACGTGAACGTCGTGCGTAACATCCCGCTCACCGTGGTCATCCTCTTCGCCTCGCTGGGTCTCTACTCGACCCTCGGCGTCACCCTGGGCGGGGACGCCATCGACGGAATCAACTTCCGGCTGGCGGTGCTCGGTCTGATCGCCTACACCGCGGCCTTCGTGTGCGAGGCGCTGCGGTCCGGCATCAACACCGTGCCCGTCGGCCAGGCGGAGGCGGCGCGCGCCCTGGGCCTGAGCTTCACCCAGGTGCTGACGCTGATCGTCCTTCCGCAGGCCTTCCGGTCGGTCGTGAACCCACTGGCCAACGTGCTGATCGCACTGACCAAGAACACCACCGTCGCCTCGGTGATCGGTGTCGCGGAGGCCTCGCTCCTGATGAAGGAGTGGATCGAGACGTACGCCGCCCTGATCCCGATCGTCGCGGTCTTCGCGTTCGGCTTCATCTGCCTCACGCTGCCGACCGGACTGGTGCTCGGCTGGGTGAGCAGGAAGGTGGCGGTGAAGCGATGA